In Bacillota bacterium, a single window of DNA contains:
- the ilvC gene encoding ketol-acid reductoisomerase: MAKIYYDEDADLKLLEGKTIGVLGYGSQGHAQAQNLKDSGLKVLVGLRPPTTEETKAEWQLAESAGLTVKTVEEVAQEADIIQFLVPDETQAWLYREKVAPYLKPGKALCFSHGFNIHFKQIVPPATVDVFMIAPKSPGHLVRRMYEQGVGVPALVAVEQDYTGQALALALAYAKGIGSTRAGVILTTFKEETETDLFGEQCVLCGGVSELIRAGFDTLVEAGYQPEIAYFECLHEMKLIVDLIYEGGISMMRYSVSDTAEYGDLMVGKRIINEYTREEMKQVLAEIQSGEFAKQWLLENQVGRPMFNALRKKDAEHLIEKVGKELRAMMKWLQKK, encoded by the coding sequence TCTAAAACTACTGGAAGGGAAAACCATCGGGGTACTGGGTTATGGCAGCCAGGGGCACGCGCAAGCCCAAAACTTGAAGGATAGCGGATTAAAGGTCCTAGTCGGCCTACGGCCGCCTACCACTGAGGAAACCAAAGCGGAGTGGCAGCTAGCCGAGAGCGCCGGTTTAACGGTGAAGACGGTGGAAGAGGTGGCGCAGGAAGCTGATATCATCCAATTCCTGGTTCCCGACGAGACCCAGGCCTGGCTGTACCGGGAAAAGGTGGCTCCTTACCTAAAACCAGGTAAAGCCCTATGTTTCTCGCACGGTTTCAACATTCATTTTAAGCAGATCGTCCCGCCGGCTACGGTTGATGTCTTCATGATCGCGCCGAAGAGCCCTGGCCACCTGGTACGGCGGATGTACGAACAAGGGGTTGGTGTACCCGCGCTAGTGGCGGTCGAACAAGACTACACCGGGCAGGCACTAGCCTTGGCCCTAGCCTACGCCAAAGGGATCGGCTCCACCCGGGCGGGTGTTATTCTGACCACCTTTAAAGAAGAGACCGAGACCGACCTCTTTGGCGAGCAATGTGTGCTGTGTGGGGGGGTTTCTGAACTAATTCGGGCGGGTTTTGATACCCTGGTTGAAGCTGGTTATCAGCCGGAGATCGCCTATTTCGAATGTCTCCATGAAATGAAACTGATCGTTGACCTGATTTACGAAGGCGGGATCAGCATGATGCGCTATTCGGTCAGTGACACTGCTGAATATGGCGATCTAATGGTAGGGAAACGGATCATCAACGAATACACCCGCGAAGAAATGAAACAAGTTTTAGCCGAAATCCAAAGCGGTGAATTCGCTAAACAATGGCTGTTGGAAAATCAGGTTGGCCGGCCGATGTTCAACGCTCTGCGCAAAAAGGACGCGGAACATTTGATTGAAAAGGTTGGTAAGGAACTGCGGGCTATGATGAAGTGGCTCCAGAAGAAGTAG
- a CDS encoding 2-isopropylmalate synthase, whose product MHNNRVYIFDTTLRDGEQSPGVSLNAQEKLEIAQQLAKLGVDVIEAGFPITSPGDFEACRLISRQVKGPTIAALARTAEADIDRAWEAIKEAERPRIHTFIATSDLHLKYKLQMSREQVLEAAVEAVKRAKRYTPDVEFSCEDASRSDLDYLCQVLTAVIEAGATVVNIPDTVGYATPDEFGDFIAQIRRQVPNIDQTIVSVHCHNDLGLAVANSLAAIVNGAQQVECAVNGIGERAGNASLEEIVMALYTRRSYYQRELAINYSEIYRTSRLVSRLTGMPVQPNKAVVGKNAFAHESGIHQDGVLKERTTYEIMNPKLIGINQNGIVLGKHSGRHALRERLEQLGFILDDADLNKAFARFKALADKKKEITSQDLEAIIKEEIRSIPEKYRLDYLHISSGTRIIPTATIGLYIDNELVEEAACGDGPVDAAFKAIDKITDLGASLIEYSLNAITGGKDALGEVTVRVQCGDKIYIGRGVSTDVIEASVKGYINALNKVAYDRAQT is encoded by the coding sequence ATGCATAATAACCGAGTCTATATATTTGACACCACCCTGCGGGATGGTGAACAGTCACCTGGCGTCAGTTTGAATGCTCAGGAAAAGCTGGAGATTGCTCAGCAACTGGCTAAACTCGGTGTAGACGTGATCGAAGCGGGCTTTCCGATCACTTCTCCAGGCGATTTTGAGGCGTGTCGGCTGATTTCCCGACAGGTCAAGGGGCCGACGATCGCCGCTCTGGCGCGGACGGCCGAGGCTGACATCGACCGGGCTTGGGAGGCGATTAAAGAGGCGGAGAGACCCCGCATTCACACTTTCATTGCCACATCTGACCTGCACTTGAAATACAAGCTGCAGATGTCGCGCGAGCAGGTGTTGGAAGCGGCGGTCGAAGCGGTGAAGCGAGCGAAGCGATACACTCCAGATGTGGAGTTTTCCTGTGAAGATGCTTCCCGCAGCGATCTGGACTACCTCTGCCAGGTCTTAACGGCGGTGATTGAGGCCGGGGCAACCGTCGTCAACATTCCCGACACCGTTGGTTATGCCACCCCAGATGAATTCGGAGATTTTATTGCCCAGATCCGTCGCCAGGTTCCCAATATCGACCAGACGATCGTCAGCGTGCACTGCCACAACGACCTGGGGCTGGCGGTGGCTAATTCACTGGCGGCCATCGTCAATGGAGCGCAGCAGGTAGAGTGCGCGGTGAACGGCATCGGCGAGCGGGCGGGCAATGCCTCTTTGGAAGAAATTGTCATGGCCCTCTACACCCGCCGGTCCTACTATCAGCGGGAATTGGCCATCAATTACAGCGAAATCTACCGGACCAGCCGTCTGGTCAGCCGTCTGACGGGGATGCCAGTGCAGCCGAATAAGGCTGTGGTGGGTAAAAACGCCTTCGCCCACGAATCGGGCATTCATCAGGACGGGGTGTTAAAGGAACGGACGACTTATGAGATCATGAACCCGAAATTGATCGGGATTAACCAGAACGGGATTGTCCTGGGGAAGCACTCGGGCCGCCACGCCCTGCGTGAGCGATTAGAGCAGTTAGGATTTATTCTCGATGATGCTGATTTGAACAAAGCGTTCGCCCGGTTTAAGGCCCTGGCGGATAAGAAGAAAGAGATCACCAGCCAGGACCTGGAGGCTATTATCAAGGAGGAAATCCGGTCTATCCCCGAAAAATACCGGCTTGATTATCTGCATATCTCCAGCGGGACGCGGATTATCCCCACGGCTACTATTGGCCTGTATATAGATAATGAGCTGGTGGAAGAAGCGGCCTGCGGTGATGGGCCGGTCGACGCCGCCTTTAAGGCGATTGATAAAATAACTGACCTGGGAGCGTCGCTGATTGAATACTCGCTCAACGCCATCACTGGTGGTAAGGACGCTTTGGGTGAAGTTACGGTAAGAGTACAGTGTGGTGATAAGATCTACATTGGGCGCGGTGTCAGCACCGATGTGATTGAAGCTAGTGTCAAAGGATACATCAACGCCCTGAACAAGGTAGCCTATGATCGCGCGCAAACCTAG
- the leuC gene encoding 3-isopropylmalate dehydratase large subunit, with product MGMTITEKILAAHAGKERVEPGELINCRLDGVLANDITAPVAIKEFAKLEIDEVFDRDKIFLVPDHFSPNKDIKSAEQCKEMRDFARRQGITNYFEVGRMGIEHCLLPQEGLVLPGDVIIGADSHTCTYGALGAFATGVGSTDVAAGMALGEAWFKVPESIKFVYNGELQPWVSGKDLILYTIGDIGVDGALYQAMEFTGETIANLSMDGRFTMCNMAIEAGGKNGIIAPDQITLDYVATRAKRPFQVYQSDADAKYARVIEYDVTRIEPQVSFPHSPENTRPVSEVGNVEIDQVVIGSCTNGRLDDLRVAAKIMQGRKVHPHVRALIFPGTQEIYKQAIKEGLIDIFIDAGAVVSTPTCGPCLGGYMGILAAGERAVSTTNRNFVGRMGHPESEVYLASPAVAAASAILGRLGGPEEVE from the coding sequence ATGGGAATGACGATCACAGAGAAAATACTGGCTGCCCACGCCGGTAAGGAGCGGGTGGAACCAGGCGAATTGATCAACTGTCGACTGGATGGCGTCCTAGCCAACGACATCACCGCACCGGTGGCGATCAAGGAGTTCGCCAAACTGGAAATCGACGAGGTATTCGACCGCGACAAGATTTTTCTGGTTCCCGACCATTTTTCACCGAACAAGGACATCAAGTCTGCTGAGCAGTGTAAGGAAATGCGGGATTTTGCCCGCCGGCAAGGGATCACCAACTATTTTGAGGTCGGCCGGATGGGGATTGAACACTGCCTGCTTCCCCAGGAGGGGCTGGTCCTCCCCGGGGATGTCATCATCGGGGCTGATTCGCACACCTGTACCTATGGGGCGCTGGGGGCTTTCGCCACCGGCGTCGGTAGTACCGACGTCGCGGCGGGGATGGCCCTGGGAGAAGCCTGGTTTAAGGTGCCGGAGTCGATTAAGTTTGTCTATAACGGTGAGCTTCAGCCGTGGGTGTCAGGCAAAGACCTGATCCTCTACACCATCGGTGACATCGGTGTGGACGGTGCTCTTTACCAGGCGATGGAGTTCACCGGCGAGACCATCGCCAACCTCTCCATGGATGGCCGTTTCACGATGTGTAACATGGCTATTGAGGCCGGCGGTAAGAACGGGATCATTGCCCCTGACCAGATTACCCTGGACTATGTAGCGACCCGGGCCAAGCGGCCTTTTCAGGTGTATCAGAGCGATGCGGACGCGAAGTACGCCCGGGTGATCGAATACGACGTCACCCGGATCGAGCCACAGGTGTCTTTCCCCCATTCACCCGAGAACACCCGGCCGGTCAGTGAGGTGGGAAATGTAGAGATCGACCAGGTGGTAATCGGTTCCTGTACGAACGGCCGGCTGGACGACCTGCGAGTTGCCGCCAAGATTATGCAGGGTAGGAAGGTTCACCCGCACGTCCGAGCTCTCATTTTCCCGGGGACCCAGGAGATCTACAAACAGGCCATTAAAGAAGGCCTGATCGATATCTTCATTGATGCGGGGGCGGTCGTCAGTACCCCAACCTGCGGTCCCTGCCTGGGCGGTTACATGGGTATCCTGGCCGCCGGGGAGCGGGCTGTTTCAACGACCAACCGCAACTTTGTGGGTCGGATGGGCCATCCGGAAAGCGAAGTTTATCTAGCGAGCCCAGCCGTGGCCGCTGCCTCAGCGATTCTGGGCCGGCTGGGCGGACCCGAGGAGGTGGAGTAA
- the leuD gene encoding 3-isopropylmalate dehydratase small subunit, with amino-acid sequence MELRGRVWKFGADIDTDLIIPARYLNTADPGELAKHCLEDLEPDFCQKIAPGDIIVADKNFGCGSSREHAPIAIKAAGISCVIAKSFARIFYRNAINIGLPIFECPAAAEGLQPGDQVEVDPKSGQIKNLTTGKTYQAAPFPEFMQQIMDRGGLINYVKGRVNRRV; translated from the coding sequence ATGGAACTGCGTGGTCGAGTCTGGAAATTTGGTGCTGATATCGATACCGATCTAATTATTCCTGCCCGTTATTTGAACACGGCTGATCCCGGCGAACTGGCTAAACACTGTCTGGAAGACCTGGAACCTGACTTTTGTCAGAAGATCGCCCCTGGCGACATCATCGTGGCGGACAAAAACTTCGGCTGCGGGAGTTCCCGGGAGCATGCCCCCATTGCCATCAAGGCTGCTGGGATATCCTGTGTCATCGCGAAGTCGTTTGCCCGCATTTTCTACCGGAATGCGATCAATATCGGCTTGCCAATCTTTGAGTGCCCGGCGGCCGCGGAGGGGCTTCAGCCGGGTGATCAGGTTGAGGTTGATCCGAAGAGCGGTCAGATCAAAAATTTAACCACAGGCAAAACATACCAGGCGGCTCCCTTCCCAGAATTCATGCAGCAGATCATGGACCGGGGTGGACTGATCAATTACGTCAAGGGAAGGGTGAACCGACGTGTATAA
- the leuB gene encoding 3-isopropylmalate dehydrogenase — protein sequence MYKIAVLPGDGIGVEIIPEALKVLRVVGQKFGHQWQFTEGLFAGAAIDVVGQALPPETLELCRTSDAILLGAVGGPKWDSLPAAQRPESAGLLPLRKQLGLFANIRPVKVYPVLVEASTLKPEVVSGVDLVVFRELTGGLYFGEKRREKTATGEKAIDTLTYTTEEIERVARLAFAAAQKRRRKVTSVDKANVLESSRLWRETVNRIATDYPDVELEHLYVDNCAMQLVRNPKQFDVILTENMFGDILTDQASMLAGSIGLLPSASLGGQVALYEPAHGSAPDIAGQKKANPLATILSVAMMLRYSFNLEAEARAVEQAVVAVLEAGYRTPDLAGPGKQIVNTEEMGTLVAERI from the coding sequence GTGTATAAGATCGCAGTTTTACCCGGCGACGGGATTGGGGTGGAGATCATCCCTGAGGCTTTGAAGGTGTTGCGGGTAGTGGGACAGAAGTTCGGGCACCAGTGGCAGTTTACGGAAGGGCTGTTTGCGGGAGCAGCGATCGACGTTGTGGGTCAGGCGTTGCCGCCAGAGACGCTGGAGTTGTGCCGCACAAGCGACGCCATTCTCCTGGGCGCTGTTGGCGGCCCCAAGTGGGACAGTTTACCGGCAGCCCAGCGACCGGAATCTGCCGGCCTGCTGCCTTTGAGAAAGCAGCTCGGTCTGTTTGCCAATATTCGGCCGGTGAAGGTTTACCCGGTTCTGGTTGAGGCTTCGACGCTGAAACCTGAAGTCGTGTCCGGCGTGGACCTGGTGGTCTTCCGTGAATTAACCGGGGGTTTGTACTTTGGGGAGAAGCGGCGGGAGAAGACAGCCACCGGCGAAAAGGCGATCGACACCCTGACTTACACGACCGAAGAGATCGAGCGGGTGGCCAGACTGGCCTTTGCCGCCGCCCAGAAACGACGCCGAAAAGTCACGTCGGTTGACAAGGCCAATGTCCTGGAAAGCTCCCGTCTGTGGCGGGAAACGGTTAATCGAATCGCCACGGATTATCCAGACGTTGAGTTAGAGCATCTCTACGTGGATAACTGCGCGATGCAGTTGGTCCGTAATCCTAAACAGTTTGACGTTATTCTTACGGAGAATATGTTTGGAGACATTCTGACCGATCAGGCCTCGATGCTGGCGGGATCCATCGGTTTGCTGCCTTCGGCCAGTCTGGGCGGCCAGGTGGCCCTCTACGAACCGGCCCACGGCTCTGCCCCCGATATCGCCGGTCAGAAAAAAGCAAATCCGCTGGCGACGATCCTTTCCGTGGCCATGATGCTCCGGTATTCATTCAACCTGGAGGCGGAAGCGCGGGCCGTTGAACAAGCCGTGGTGGCGGTGCTGGAAGCCGGTTACCGCACCCCGGACCTTGCCGGGCCCGGTAAGCAAATAGTGAACACGGAGGAGATGGGGACATTGGTGGCGGAACGTATCTAA
- a CDS encoding DUF3841 domain-containing protein produces MSTIKEKSIHLWTVQRHEAWKVFQRLGVLRGDGRRVDRSFLPAYHWMMEQMKKRLPAYKGRFPVWSWYQPKPDLRCKGFLPAGSRGVRIEFAKPREQVLLSDFGSWHCILDNHYLPLTEAEQQEWEMRLRERGRNGAVVPPDLQEMITRSWERIFDLEAINASEMMGPVTEIQAVVEEILLDEVIRVTEFIAR; encoded by the coding sequence GTGTCCACCATTAAAGAAAAGTCTATCCATCTCTGGACGGTCCAGCGGCATGAAGCCTGGAAAGTTTTTCAGCGCCTGGGAGTCCTGCGGGGAGACGGCCGGCGGGTTGACCGGTCCTTTCTCCCTGCGTACCACTGGATGATGGAACAAATGAAAAAGCGTCTGCCTGCTTATAAAGGGCGATTCCCGGTGTGGTCATGGTACCAACCGAAACCGGATCTGCGCTGCAAGGGGTTTCTGCCGGCCGGCAGCCGGGGAGTTCGGATTGAATTCGCCAAACCCCGGGAACAGGTGCTACTTTCCGATTTTGGCTCCTGGCACTGTATTTTAGACAATCATTACCTGCCGTTGACGGAGGCTGAGCAGCAGGAGTGGGAAATGCGCCTCCGTGAACGGGGTAGGAACGGCGCAGTCGTTCCACCCGACCTGCAGGAGATGATCACCCGGAGCTGGGAGCGGATCTTTGACCTGGAGGCGATCAACGCTTCAGAAATGATGGGACCAGTAACGGAGATCCAGGCCGTAGTGGAGGAGATCCTTCTCGACGAGGTAATCCGGGTAACGGAGTTCATCGCTCGTTAG
- a CDS encoding TIGR00159 family protein → MFEKLQFLVPFRNINVFSLNMLFAILDVAIVAYVLYKFFMLIKGTRAVQLIKGLVILMVFSTLSNWLHLQTVHWIMQKTWTMLFVALPVVFQPELRRALEQLGRGKFFAQSITTLGEEEMQQVIGEVTRAVQVLARNRMGALIIIERETGLEEHIQTGVKIDGVISAEFLVNIFIPKSPLHDGALIIRGDRVMAAGCFLPLTDDPDLSKELGTRHRAALGITEMSDAVAVVVSEETGVVSIAEEGRLTRYLDDKTLRDMLTKLLRPRVQHPTFLWNWRS, encoded by the coding sequence ATGTTTGAAAAACTACAGTTCCTGGTCCCGTTTAGAAATATAAATGTCTTCTCGCTTAATATGCTTTTTGCCATCCTGGACGTGGCCATTGTGGCCTATGTTCTTTATAAGTTCTTTATGCTGATCAAAGGCACCCGGGCGGTCCAGTTGATCAAGGGACTGGTTATCCTGATGGTGTTTTCGACCTTGAGCAACTGGTTGCACCTGCAAACGGTTCACTGGATAATGCAGAAGACGTGGACCATGCTGTTTGTGGCCCTGCCGGTGGTGTTTCAGCCGGAACTGCGCCGGGCGCTCGAACAGTTAGGGCGGGGTAAGTTTTTTGCTCAGTCCATCACTACCCTGGGCGAAGAGGAAATGCAGCAGGTGATTGGTGAGGTGACCCGGGCAGTGCAGGTATTGGCGCGCAATCGTATGGGGGCGCTGATTATCATTGAACGGGAAACGGGCCTGGAGGAACATATTCAGACCGGGGTAAAAATCGACGGGGTGATCTCCGCGGAGTTTTTGGTCAATATATTTATTCCAAAATCGCCTTTGCACGATGGGGCACTGATTATCCGGGGCGACCGGGTGATGGCCGCAGGGTGTTTCCTTCCGCTGACTGATGACCCGGACCTGAGCAAGGAGCTGGGGACCAGACACCGGGCGGCGCTCGGGATAACGGAGATGTCGGATGCGGTGGCGGTGGTGGTGTCCGAGGAAACTGGCGTAGTTTCGATCGCGGAAGAAGGACGGTTAACGCGCTACCTGGATGACAAGACCCTGCGCGACATGCTGACCAAGCTCCTTCGTCCGCGGGTTCAGCACCCCACCTTTCTGTGGAATTGGAGGTCGTAG